The Sciurus carolinensis chromosome X, mSciCar1.2, whole genome shotgun sequence DNA segment caccattatctACAACCATaacgcaccaataaaaaatgtgggaaaaattaataaaaaataagtaaaaatattttcaaaattataaaataaaacctgaacAATCTCACTATAGATCAGCAAACACATCCCCAACTTACGTCCACACAAAATCCCGTACAAGAATATTTATAGCTGCTTATTTGATAATTGTCAAAAAGTGAAAGTAAGCAAGATGTCCTTTAATACACAGGCAAACTGTGAACACAACCTTACAATGGCAtaccattcatcaattaaaaagaatgatctagggctggggagatagctcagtcggtagagtgcttgccttgcaagcacaaggccctgggttcgattccccagtaccgcaaaaaaaaaaaaaaaaaaaagaatgatctaTAAGACCTGCAAAGATATGAGTGAGCTTTAAATGCATATAGCCAAGTGAAAGCAGCTAATTGGAAAATACTAGAGACTGTATTCCTGCATTTACATGACATTTTGTAAAGTTGTAAATAGGTTAATCACAGATTTACGGACAGTGAAGGTATTtttatgatactataatggtgcaTTCATgacaatatacatttattaaaaattatatactttaataGCACAAAGTGTGAGcgcattttgttttttgtgtttgtgtgtgtgtgtgtgtgtgtgtgtgtgtgtgtgtgtcgtgtgcactagagattgaaccaggaCCTTACGCAgcatgatttttaatatattaaaatttaaaacaaaataatttgggaGATCGAGAAATTTCAGGATGGAATGCAGAATGCAGCAAAATATTGTAACTGCATTAAGAAAATATGGAGCAACCTCACTGAAGGGTGTGAGAGAGAATTTTCTGTcctaagtaacagaaatgaaTGCTGGAATGCTAAGATCAAAAAGAACTGGATTTAAGTGCTGTCTTGTGGCAGAAAAGTGGTTTTCCACAGGAGTACAGGTTCACAATTGTGAAAACACTACACATGTGTACTGAAATTAAACAATTAATTGAACAGATTGGTGAATGGTGGGAAGCAGATTTTTCACTTTTGGAATGGGATATTACAGGGATATTACAGGTAAACAAGGGGTGGAGGCTAGAAAGATCTTTGTGATAACAGATTAGAATTGGAGTCTTCAGCATAAATTCATGTTCAGTTTAATATAGATATAGttccatatataaatatttaacagtgtgtatacatacatattttatatatttcactgtgtatatattctctctctctctctctctctctctctctctctctctctctctctctctctctctcgcgtGCGTGCGCGCATTTTGTAGTGTGAAAAAGTGACATCCCAAATGTTATACTGGTATACTGGGCACAATCCGTACTGTGGGAAACTGGACAGGACATATTGCTTATTTTTTGATTGCAAGGAAAATGAAGCCATGGAAGTAGGAATTAGAGACTAAAAATAACTTAAGGAACATAACAAACATTTGCAATGGTTAAATCATATTTGGATACTGATTCAGAGAATCTGGTTTTCTATAAGTATGTCTGCCATGTAAACACAAAAAATAGCTGGGTATTTTATgattacttatttaaaattttgggaaatataattatattggttttatgttttataaaagacTTTACTTTAtaaaaagcatatgaaatatttagaaacaaaatgcCTTATCTTGGATATGCTTCAAATTATTCCAATAGCAAGAGAGGGATATAGGTTagaatttctgaaattaaattttttgttgtaaatattGTATCATGGGAATATAGTATCTTATTATAAATATGATGTCATGTATatctcagtggtatagtgcttatGTAGCATGCATAACtctctgggtttgacccccagcactgccaaaaaaaagcCTTAAGTTTGAAATTTTCAGCAAAATTGGATATTTAGATTTAATCACACAACGTACACTAAAACTGTATTCAAAACTCAAGCCACCATCTAATTTTCTAAGACAAGGCAGTTTTAGAGGCTAGTTCTACCAAATGGTCAGGGAGAAACAAATTACTGTCTTATGTAAACTCTTCCAAAGCATATAAAATGATGGGCAATTATTCAACTCTTTTTGCCAGACTAGTGCTCGTTGATTTCAATACCAGATGAGAACACCCCATGAAAATCACACTTGAGCCAAGCCCACAGCagcaaatattctaaataatttaataGCATATTTATCATAGCAGTAAATTAAATGAACAAACAGGATGTGTCCaaggaataaaaatatgatttaacattagaaaatgctttcaattttaattccctatatacaaattaaaagaggaaaaaaatacttgttCTTGTTAATGGCAACATAAAAGCTTTTCAAAGAAATTCAACACAATTTTATGGTAAAAAGTAAACTAATACTATAATTTCCCTTTCCTAAAATGTCACAAATACACTTAAATGTGAAATATTGGAATAATTCCCATTAAAGTCAGGGTCAAGACAAAAAGGCATGGTATCTCTTCTACTGTTCAAAACTGCACTGGAACACATAGGCAGAGCTATggttataaaaatcaaaaagagataTGAATATATAAGAGAATATTGGTGacaatattatgaatatataaaaggaTATTGGTGacaatattatcttttaaaacattaaaaggaataTGTAAGTggaacatataaatgaataaaggactTCATAAAAATTGTATGGGAGTTCATTAATAGCAAAATCAAGAATTCTGCTACACAAAGTCATAAGTAATTAGAAGATGTAAGAGAcattatcccattcacaatggcaGCCAACCCTAAATCCACTGAAAAGAATCCTAGCAAAAACTAAGATCTTAATTAAGGCAACAATAAAAGTTTGCTGATAGAGTCATATGAACAAAGTCCTGAATATGTACAGCATTACATCATATTAAATAATTGACAAAGGAATATTACAGAGATGTGAATTATTCTTATAGTATTTTCAGAGTTAGTACCTTATCTGTGGGTCAAAATAAGCATTGAGCTCACATTCCTTATTTACACTTCCAAAATCTACCGTGCAAAATGActgaagggagaaggggaaaaacatTATTGACAATCAACAAAAtccaaacaacaaaacacaagaaaagctTGAGGAAATTGAAGCCTAGTAAACTAGCATTTATGTTAAGAGTTGGAGGGAGTGCAGGACAGATAGCCAAGTTGGGGAGGGTTTTCAGCCTGTAGAGATGGCAGATGACAGGATGTGTAATAGGAAATGTTTCAACTTTTGGCTTTAGTTCATTGCACAATCAGAGGCAGTACCTCACACCACAGATGCCAGTAACCACTGGGAAAAGATGGGGTTGATGGAGAAAATGTGACTCTGGCGTCTGTGCTAAAAACTTCCGGAAACCACCTTAGTGATGATCACTGGcctgtttgaaaaataattttaatagaatataaaGAATGGAATAGAAATTGAACAGCTAGTGAATCACACATAGCAAGGATAAGTATTTTAGGAAATTAATATCCTCAACATTCCAAGAATGAGGCTTAAAAGGTGAAAGCCACTGCACAGACAGTGCAGCATTAGATAACCTGGAAATGGTGGGACTTCCCAAAACTCTTATGTTTGGCCTTGTTAGTATAAAaccaaatgtttaaaaacaaacatttccagTCTATGTCTGAGTGGTGAAGAGATTTCATGTGTTCTTTGGACCTTGGAGACTGCTTCCATGACAGTTCACCACAATTATGGGCATTGTAGCACTCTACAGAAAATGTAGCTTGGGACCAGTAGAGAACATTTGCAAAGGCGGCAATGGGGCTAATATTCCCAAGTGCCAGGAACAGGGTACTTCCTGCCAAGCATTTGATCAATGAACCAGAATCTTTCATGTGTGAGGAGTAAGGGTTCCACCCATCTCAGAACAGAAGATACTGCACAAAATCTAGCTGGGGCTCTGCTGTCAGTCCTGAAAGATAACACACACATCCATCAGGCTGAGGGCTCCACTCATTTCTGCCTCAGGAGTCTCAAGGCATTTATATCCTTGGCCTGAAGGAACCAGATTCATGCCAGCATTGGAAGACCTCTCAGTCCTTGCCAGTAGTAACGATAAGGATCTTGATGTAGAACTTGCAGAAAACAATGATTTTAATTTCACCCTATCCCTGCAGATAGCTCAGGAGCATCCAAGTCACGGTGAGGGGGAGGGGCTTATGAACGTGGGATTTAAATAGAAGGAGGCAGCCTCCTATTAGTAGAGAAAGGAGGTCCAGGCTCTGACCAGTAGTAAAGGTTAGTGCCCTAAGTGAGGACTTGAGAGGGCCTTGCATCTCTGAACAGAGGGATCCTCCACCTGATCCTCTACCTACTGTCGACTCTGAGACGTTCCGGGGGAAATGTAGCAGCTTCTGACTTCTGCTGAGGCAAACTGTGTGTCAGGAAGAAATTTATCCTGAAGGGACCAGACACAGATCAGCAAATGGAAAAGACTTGGGACCCAGGATGAAGGCCACGATCATTAAGGAGGATCCAGGGGACCTCAGACACCGGAAAAGAAACCTGCCCCTGATATCAGCTCTGGGAGACCCTCCCACCCCTGACAACTTAGCCGGATGTGGTGCACCCCAACTTCCGCCCTGGAGTACTGAGGAAGTGAAGGCTCTTTGTGAGGCGCCATCTCAAGTCAACAGACACGGAGGACGCGAAGCTAAGGATCCTTACATCAGATCAGCCCTGGGAGATTTCAGAAGAGCTTTCTGAATCAGGTTCAACCTCAGTTTGCTCTCCGGAATCCCAGAGCTGAAGTCTTGGCCTGAGGGGTGTGGTGTTGGCTCAACAAAGGGTATGTAGAGAGTGCGGTCTGGGTTCTGCCAGGACAGTACACGAGGGGCCTAAGGGGGGATGTACCGGTAGGCCCCATGGCATCCCGTTCTGGCCCCACCCTCCACAGTAGGATGCTCCTGGGTACTCAGCCTGTTGGGAGATTCACTGAATTCACTTTGGAGCATTGTACAGAGCTTAGGAccttggttttttgtttatttgttctttttagttatacatgacagtggaatgtaaTTTAACAtcttatacatatatggagtggaccccattcttgtagttgtacatgttTCACTgttctgtgttcatatatgaacacaggaaagttacgTCCAATGcattctattctttaccattccctttccctcccttcccttcattctcctttgtctaatccagtgaacttctaattccccacccccttattgtgtgttagcatccacatatcagagagagcattcagcctttggttttgggggactggcttatttcactcagcatgatagtctccagtagGACCTTGTTTTGATGCCTTTGCTCCAGGTTGGTGGAGCATACAGGACTCAGGCTGTGTTGGGATCAGTGTTTGGGTTGTGAGTGTAGCTTAGTGTCAGAGAGCTTGCCAGgcttgcagaaaaaaaaagaataaaaaagaaaacaaagaaaggacaCAAAAGGACAAGGTAAGATTCTGGGAATGAACTAAAAAAGTTCCTCCCCACTTAAAGCATACCCCAGTTATCCAGGTCTGGATGGAGTagggtgcacacctgcaatcccagttacttgagagactgagactTGAGGATGGCAACTTTgtaagccagcctgggcaacccgaccctgtctcaaactttaaaaataaaatatgaaagataaagacattgctcagtggtagagcgcccctgaaTTCAAGAAAATTATCCTAATTTTCCTGTGTGGTCAGTCGTGCAATGCACAGGGGAAGATTTTGAGGATTAGTTCCTCCCACTCAGTCTTAAAGAACTCTGCTTGGTCTCAAAGGGCACAATCAAGTGGGCACAGGATGGAGATCAAGACACTTACAGAAACATGTTcaggagagacagggaggaaTGAGAAGACCCACTCCATCCTCATTGAGGAGTCCCACAAAATCCAACTCAGCCCTTGACATAAGACCTGGGAAAATCTAGGCATAACAGGTACTTTAAGAACCACAGTTGGGTAACTCAGACTAGTGAAATCCTTGGTCTTAAAGGAGGGGCCTTAGACTCCACAATGTCCAGAACACCCCAAAACTCTGCCCCTGCAGTCATCCCAGGGAGTTCCCATACAGGTGAAGAGAAAGGTGGTTCCAGATTTTGACATGCATGTCCAAGTGAGGTTAAGGTTCAGGAGAAGGAGCATAGGTTCAGGTGAACAGGAAGAGGTGGAAGTCAAGGGCAGCATTAAGGAAGGACTGAGGTGACCTAGATTCAAGTCCAGCAATGGGAGGCCTGTACCAGGTTTACAAGCACTATGATTTCTGACTCTGGTATCTGGGTCCTAAGGAGCTTAGGGGCTTGGTACAAGGAGAAGGGCCTGTTTGCAGTCACAATTAGAAATGAGAGAGGACTGAGTGGCCTAGGACACAAAATAGGTGGAACCCAGCCCTGTCCCTGCTTTCAGAGTGAGCCTGCCCTTCATTCTCACTGTGTAATCTGAGGGAGACATACTCAGTTTAGGAGAGAGGTTGGCTGCTGTTAGGAGTCAAGGAGATGACTCAGGGAGGAATGAGGGTGCCTCATACTCCAGATCAGGACCTCCACCCTGACATCAGCCCTAGGTGTCCCTGGACAGAGTGGCCAGAGGCAGTGCACCTCCCTTCTGCCTCCAGGGTGTCAGGGATGAGTGAGCATGATTGAAGTGTGTGTTCTCAGGTCAGAAGATGTAGGAATCTCAGGGTCTTCTGGGAAGTTCAGTAACATCCCAGATCCACACCTGGGAAACCCGCCCCTGTTGGCAGCCTGGGGACGCTACAGGCAGGACTTTGGGGAAGACATcccattccttcttcctcctctgggcctcGGGGAAATGGGGCCCTTGGCCTGCAGGATGCACCTACATACAGGTCAGCAGAGGGGAAAGGGCCAGACCCTGTCAGGAGTGAGTATGAATACCCTGAGGACAGCCCAGACCAAGGAGGCCCATGGAACCTGCTCCTTCTGTTAGCCTGGGAAAAACCCATGCATCAGTGTCCAAATGTGCTCTCTTCACTTCTGTCTCCTCCAAATCAGCGAGGGGGAGCCTTGGTGTTCATCAGGACAGCAGAGAAGTCACACCTGGCCATCAGAGGGAGGATTCCACTCTGTGCTAGGAGTCAAGGTGAGGACCTTTGGTGACAGGGACTGAATGTCATACCTCCCAAAAGAAGGGACCTCACAGAGCCTGGCTTCTCCTGTAATCATCCCGGTGGTGTGGTTCAGGGAGGGTCTCTGGAAGTGACTCTCTGTCATTTCTCCTTGAGGTTTGGCTTGCAGGTAGCAGAGAGAGCCACATGTGGTTAGCAGAAGAAGAATCCCAGGATCTGCTAGACCCAAGGTAGTGACCTTTCACGAGAACTGAAAGCATCTACATCTCTGCAAGAAGAAATCCTACATAGTCTACTTATCCCCTGTAATCAGCTGTGGGAAACCCTAAGTGGCATGTACCATGGGCATGAAAATGAGGAGTCTTCTGGGAGATGGGGTCTTGGTCTGAAGATGTCAGTTCACCTCAGATGCAGTGGGTGTGAGGAAGAGCAGGCATGGGCATGAGTAAGGACTTAGGGAATCTGCCAGTCCAGAAGGCATGGATGGGATCCAGGTCAAGCCACCAGCCCTGGAGATCCCACACAAAGGGGAGATGGGATAAGACATCTGCTCCTTCCTTCTGAGGGTTGGGGGACTTTCAGGGAGTTGAAAGAGGCAATGTCACAGGATGATGTCACATTGGCACAGGGAACCTATCTAGTCATTAGACACAAGGGTTCCAAATTCTTCCATATTTAAGGTGAGGACCTTAAGGGAGGATCCAGGGAACCCCCAACCCAGGGCAGACAGATGCCTCTCACAAATCTTTCCTTTGCCCGCTGTCAGCCCAATAAACCCAGGCAGGGCTATCATACTGAGGCACCTCTCTTATCTGTGTGTCATTGGAGGTGAAGGCCTCTATAAGTGGTGGCTGAACTCACGTTGGCAGAGGGAGGAACTCAGGCATAGCCAGGAGTCAAGGTGAGGATAGAGGAAACTCCCTCACCTGAATACATAGGACACCAGTCCCAACCTTCCCCTTCTTTCAGCCACAGGAAGACCAAAGGGACCATGGGTAGAATGACTTCCCCTTAACTCCTCTTCTGGTGTCTCACAGAGATAGGGCTTTAGTTTAAGGAAGATGGCCTCAGGTCATCAGAGGGAAAATCTCAGACATTTTCTTACATCAATGTCAGGACCAAGCGAATCACCCCTCCCAGGACACAGATCCATGGAATTTGGACAGTACTTACTATTGTCCCAGGCAGGCTTGGCCATATGTGATGCTCCTTACCTTGTATTCCTTGTCAGGGAGGTGGAAACTTCTTCAGAGAGTGTGCTTCAGTCCAGCACGTGGGTGGCATCCAGGTCCTGCCAGGGGCAAGTTGAGGGCCCAGAGTGAGCAGAGGGGACCATCTACCTCAGAACAGTGGTGACCTCACAGAAGGCAGCCCATCCCTCCTGTCAGGGCTGGTGGACCAGGGTCTTGCTTGCAGTCTGCAATCTGTGGGTCCCCTCAGTGCCTCTTACAAGAACTTCTGGAACAAGGAGATGAATGTCTTGGTATGAGGCAGTGTCCTCAGGTCACAGAGCAGAGGAGGCCCAGGCAGTATTTGGAGTCATGGTGAGGTGTACTCAGGGAATGCGTATCAAGGACCCTGCCCTCCCTAGGGCAAAGGGAGCCCCACAGAGCCCAGGCCCCATGAGACCTACGGTCAGCCCTGGGCCTTGTGCTCTGTGGGCTTGCTGTACCCACAGTAACTGCCTCACTTTCTCCCTCAGGCTTTCAGGAAACAGCTCCACCAAAAGGACGGGAGCCTGAATAGCCCTAGAGCACCACCCAAACAGAAAACCTGTAGTGGGCCTTTGTGAGAGCTGCCAAAGATTCAGTTCTCAGCTAAGTCCCTCACATACCCTTTCTTCCCCAGGCCAGTGAGTCTCTACCACCAAGCTCCTGCCCGTCCTCCTGCTTGCTGTCTCAGACCAGAGTCATCATGCCTCGAGCTCCAAAGCGTCGGCGTTACATGCTTGAGGAAGACCTGCAGGCCCAAATTGAGACACAGGGCCTTGTGGATGCACAGGCTTCCACACCTGTGGATGAGGAGGatacttcctcttcctcctccacttgctcctcctctttcccctgctcctcttcctccacttcctcctcttgCTATCCTCTATTGTCAAGTACCCCAGAGGAAGATTTTGGTTTTGATGAGCTACCAAGTCCTTCCCAGAGTCCTCCAACAACCTTGTCTTCCCCCACTGTCATGACCTCTACTCCATGCAGTCAATCTGATGAGGCCTCCAGCCAAGGAGAGGAGGGTCCAAGTACCTCACAGGCCCTTCCAGGCAGTACATCCTTGCCCAGAAGTGAGATAGATGAAAAGGTGAATGATTTGGTAGAATTCCTACTCCTCAAGTATCGAATGAAAGAGCTGACCACGAAAGCAGAAATGCTGAATAGTGTCATTCAAAATTACCAAGATCACTTCCCTGTGATCTTCAGCGAGGCCTCTGAGTGCATGCAGTTGGTCTTTGGCATTGACATGAAGGAAGTGGACCCCTCCAACCACTGCTATGTCCTTGTGACTACCCTGGGCCTCACCTACGATGGGATGCTAAGTGAAGTCCAGGGCATGCCCAAGGCTGGCCTCCTGGTACTTACTCTGAGCATTATATTTATGGAGGGAAACTGTGCCCCTGAGGAGGTTGTCTGGGAAGCACTGAGTATGATGGGGGTGTATGCTGGGAGGGAACACTTTATCTATGGGGACCCCAGGAAGCTTATCACCCACGATTGGGTGCAGGAAGAGTACTTGGAGTATCG contains these protein-coding regions:
- the LOC124971695 gene encoding melanoma-associated antigen 10-like; its protein translation is MPRAPKRRRYMLEEDLQAQIETQGLVDAQASTPVDEEDTSSSSSTCSSSFPCSSSSTSSSCYPLLSSTPEEDFGFDELPSPSQSPPTTLSSPTVMTSTPCSQSDEASSQGEEGPSTSQALPGSTSLPRSEIDEKVNDLVEFLLLKYRMKELTTKAEMLNSVIQNYQDHFPVIFSEASECMQLVFGIDMKEVDPSNHCYVLVTTLGLTYDGMLSEVQGMPKAGLLVLTLSIIFMEGNCAPEEVVWEALSMMGVYAGREHFIYGDPRKLITHDWVQEEYLEYRQVPNSDPAHFEFLWGPRAHIETSKMSLLEFLAKINGSDPKSFPVWYEEALRDEEEKAQARIATTDDATTMTSSSFSATSSIFCPE